CCTTCCTCTCGGTACTGGGGCTCGCTTCATGTACCGACTTGGAAATCGAGGAAACCGACTCTTTTATCAGTGAAGGTTTTCAAGGATTACAAGACCCGCAGGCCAGTGTGAACGCTCTTTACGGGCAAACCTATAGCCAGTTGGGCGACCAAGCAAACACTTATGCCTTACGTGAGGTAACGACCGATGCCCTTTTGGTGCCGACCAGAGGTGCCGACTGGGGAGACAACGGCCGTTGGAGAAAACTTCACCAGCACGAATGGGGCTTGGAAGAAACCGATATCATCACACCATTTCAACAATGGACATCGGCCCAGTTATTGGCCTCGCAGGTATTGGACCCAAGAAGTAATGCAGATGCCACTACAGCGGCTGAGGCAAGATTTCTACGTGCCTATGCTATGTGGACAACACTTGATCTTTACGGTCAGGTTCCCTTCAGGGATACGCAGCTTCCAGATTCTGAACTGCCAACCGTATTGTCTGGCGCAGAAGCGGTCACTTTCATTTTGAACGACCTAGATCAAGCTATCTCTGGATTGCCTGCTACTGCAGCTGGTTCCATTGATGACCTTGACAAGGCGAGCAAGGCAGCGGCCAGATTCTTAAAAGCCAAAGTATTATTGAACAGGCACATCTATGAAACTCAGCTTACAGGTGGAGGGGGAACTCCGAATCCTGCAGACATGGCTGAAGTCATTGCGTTGGTAGATGCCATCGCCGCCGATGGCTTTGAACTTGAAGACAACTACTTTGAAATGTTCAGAAATAGCGCGGATACCGAAACCATTTGGTGGGCAGCAACAGCGATCGGAAACCGTATTTTCAACGGACTGCACTACAACTCTACCGGTATCGGTGGTGGTGGTTGGAACGGTTTTAGCACCCTTGCCGAATACTATGACCTATTCGAAGGAGACCCCAATAGCAACCGAGTTGACTTAGATGGCAATCCTTTGGATGGCCAAGAAGAGCGTAGAGGCGGTGTGCCTCCAGCTGGTCTGCCTGTAGGAAGCATTACTGCCAACCCAGGTGAAGAAGTTGCCGATGGTAATGACAATGGCATTATCGATGGAAGTAATGTAGGTTTTGGTTTCTTGATTGGTCAGCAGTACAGCGAGACCGGAGACCCACTTACCGATAGACAAGGAGCTCCATTACAATTTACCAGAGAGTTCTTGGATGGCAACGGCCAGCCTAGCCTTATCAACAATAACGAACGTACCGGGATACGGGTAATGAAGTATAGTCCACGTTATGGCGGCTTTGTGAACCATAGCCCGCAGTTCCGTTATGCCGATGCGCATTTGATGAAGGCCGAGGCCCTGATGAGAAGTGGTGGCGACCCCACAGCTTTGGTCAACGAGTTGAGAACTGCCCGTGGTGTTGATCCACTTGGTGCGGTAGGCGAACAAGAGCTTTTGGCAGAAAGAGCGAGAGAGCTCTTTGCAGAAGGCTGGAGAAGAAACGATATGATTCGCTTTGGCCAGTACCTACGTCAATGGGAGTTTAAAGGATCTAATGAGACCGGCAATGCTACAAGATTGCTTTTCCCTATCCCACTTCCACAGTTGTTGGCGAATCCTAATTTGCAACAAAACCCAGGGTATTAATCCTGATTGTTCATAAAACCAAAAAAGGGGGGCAAATTGCCACCCTTTTTTGGTTCTCCCCACACTGTCTTGCAAACCAATCAAGGAAGTGCACTTATTTGCATAGTTCCAGCCATGAAGTTTTTCCTCCGTTTAGCGTTGACTAGCACTTATACTCCCTACATAAAATATCAAAACCTAACAATAGTTTTATATATGCTGTTTCAGTCTATGTGCATTTGGAATTCAGGTTTTCGTTGGCAACCAAAAGTCTGAAACAACAAGCAAACATCCGCTTTTAATAACCATTGGAAATACCGAAAGTTCTTAAGACCCTACCATAAACCTACAGTTGGTTCGATGTTATGTTCGTTGCATCTTATTGTTGCCCATAATATTCTAGAAACGAAGGTCGGCTCTTGCTGATAGCTATCCACATTGTTCTAAGTGGCAGATGTAAACAATTCC
This portion of the Flagellimonas lutaonensis genome encodes:
- a CDS encoding RagB/SusD family nutrient uptake outer membrane protein, with the protein product MKRNSSKIYLLTFLSVLGLASCTDLEIEETDSFISEGFQGLQDPQASVNALYGQTYSQLGDQANTYALREVTTDALLVPTRGADWGDNGRWRKLHQHEWGLEETDIITPFQQWTSAQLLASQVLDPRSNADATTAAEARFLRAYAMWTTLDLYGQVPFRDTQLPDSELPTVLSGAEAVTFILNDLDQAISGLPATAAGSIDDLDKASKAAARFLKAKVLLNRHIYETQLTGGGGTPNPADMAEVIALVDAIAADGFELEDNYFEMFRNSADTETIWWAATAIGNRIFNGLHYNSTGIGGGGWNGFSTLAEYYDLFEGDPNSNRVDLDGNPLDGQEERRGGVPPAGLPVGSITANPGEEVADGNDNGIIDGSNVGFGFLIGQQYSETGDPLTDRQGAPLQFTREFLDGNGQPSLINNNERTGIRVMKYSPRYGGFVNHSPQFRYADAHLMKAEALMRSGGDPTALVNELRTARGVDPLGAVGEQELLAERARELFAEGWRRNDMIRFGQYLRQWEFKGSNETGNATRLLFPIPLPQLLANPNLQQNPGY